The genome window GGAGGCTGGAGCAATTGGTTATCAGAATCATCTTACCTACCTGACCCAAAGTGCACTTGCTAGAGCTGTGCATCcaacataaaacaaaagctgcccatgccatcacattttaaaagtctgtttttaTAACTCTGCTGAAGTAGCATAATGTTCTTAAGTTGATTAAGTGATGCTATCGATAATATCCAGCAAATGGATTTAAGGCATATTCTACAAAAGTCTACTAGTCTATGTGCTATAGGTGCAAATATACAAGCTAGTTCAGCCTGCAagtatgaagaaattaatttttaaaataaattaatttttttgcactCAAGGCTGTGCTTTTGTAGTTTGCTTTTGACCTTAGCCAAATTTGCAAGAGTCTTAACACATAAATGATCAATTTAATTCTGCTCTTTTCATAATTCATACAGATTATTTAGGTTTACAGAGGCATCAAGCCAACCTGAGGTACCTAAAAAAGccctttcccatttctttggaaaacctgggaaataatttctgaagtataTATGCTCAGTAACTTGAAGTGCATGGGATGGATGGGTTTTCCAGACCCCCACTAGCATTTGGACAATCTTTAAATAATTAGgcctaaaaataataatgcaaactAATAATACCAGCAGACTCCTACTCCCTTATCAGCTATAGGTTTTAAGGTACATTTTTACAGGTATCAATTCAAGTTAtgcaagctttttctttttgtagtaGATAGTTATTTTCATGTGAAAGGAGGCAGATGCTGTACAGTGATATCAGTACGTTAGTTAAGACCTGGATTAATTTTCTTACacagatgcaaaagaattatattttattattttatagcCAGTTATTTTTATGTGATAAAAATGTGCAGATGCATTGAAAGAAGTCAAGACAGGTTTCTACACTTTCCAGAATAACAAACTTTAAGAAAGCATTTCGACATAGCTAAGGTCAAAAGACAGGTAATGTAAACATTAAGAATGCTCCAAGTTAAACCATGTTATTTTGATACTCTGCTGCTGTAAATAGCTTCTAGAAAATCTGGCTACAATTAAGCCTCAAGCAGTCAGATGAAAGTTAAAATGCCTCCCTagaaaccaaccaaaaaaaaaaaaaaaatctttatatgACCAAAACTATTTTCTCAAGAGAAAAGACAATgcaatgaacaaacaaaacttcaaaGACAAACCCCACCAAGAATAGgtataaatacttttaaaaaatgccccATTTCAAAACGTCAGAACAGTACAACGTTTCTTGTACACTGACACACGAGTCAGACCTCTCCTGAGGAAGGCTAGTCTCCTCCCCTCAAAACCAAAGCCAGACTCATGTGTTTTACTGCCTCCCTTTAAGAATTAGATTCTGAAAGTGAATCCACACCTCCAATGTGACTTTCAGGGTTTGtgttggctggggttttttaaatcgCAATCTTTTAAATCACCATCTTAAAGAGACAAAGTATTATTAATATGATAGAAAAACTTTAATCAAACCATACAATCCACTGATCTGTCTTTTGACTACTAAAACAAATTCACATGTTATGAGACATAAGAGTTTCTGAAGTGgtaacattttcagtattttctcagtGATGCACATTTACACTCCAATATCACCTACCATGTTTATGAAACCAGACCTACCCAAAACTAAGCATTAAAACCAATTAGGAATAAAGTCAAAATTGAAGCAGCAGTGTGGTATTATTTTAAGCTTCATACACCCTCTCCATAAGACACCTCCTTTAATTTATTACAGTAATGTACAAAATACGGAGCCTGTCTAGACTAGGAAAATTAACTGTTGCTAAAGACAGCCAGCCGCAAGATAATCACTGTCCTCTTGCCACATATTGAGAATGGCTGGTTAGCTGCTTAAACAGGACAgaacttggggaagaaaaaaaaagctgcatacaTTTATGTTATACTTTAGTAGTAGTCTGAAGGCTCTTAAGGTCTTTCAGTACGAGTGGTCTCTTACACTGAATGTACAAGTACATGCTTGAAACAGACACCAATACTTCTTGACATACGAAGCAGTAATTCACAGACCAAACACCAGGAGATGGCGCTGACAGCAGACGTTGAAGAATCGGCTACACCTGAAGAGATGCACTCTTCAGCAAGTTCTTGACATCCCTCTGCATTCAGGTTCAACTCTTCCCCGAGACAATTCCTTCTTTACGAGCACTGGGCACATGAAAGTCTGAAAGTGTTCTGATGGGCAtgtatttcagcttctttttgcCTCCTTCGTAGGAGCAAGGAGGCATCTCCCTAGTAAAGGGAGACTAGGGAGACCGTATGAGAACTCACTTCTGTCTGCCCTCACTGTCTTCCTTTCCATCTCGCTCAGATGCTGTATTCCTTAGCAGATGGCCTTAATactcttccccttttcttcctgcagagcCATCTTTCAGGCTACAGCAGCTGCCTACCACACCAGAAGCAGCAACTGAATGAAGGAAAGGTGCAGTGCAGGTCTGCAATTCAGTGTGATTAGAAACAAATGGAACATTATGCACCTCAGGTACTTAAATGTCTGATGTTCCAGCTGATCATCACTTATTACAGGTTGGAAGAGGGATGATGCTTTCCTTCAGCTCAGACAACACCTACTACATGGATAATGTACTGTTCtaacttttaattctttttttttaaaaaacaaactacgggaaaacatctttttttgttgttgttttttttacttttctttcttccttttttacaCACCATTCAATCTCTCATGAAATCAAGACCGTTAGCTGGATGACAGAGGAGTATACACTGCTGAGTTATTACAATAATTTTACATCATCTGAAAAAATAGCTGTACAACAACTTTCCAGACATCAAGTTTCTTACATTAAAGATGACAGACCACTATTGATTCTGATATTGTGCAAATACGAAACTTCATTCacttgtcaaagaaaaaaaaagtttcaagttAATCAGCTGCAGATTACATTCTCCtggttttcttcattcattGTTCTCATAGTGAAGATACccattaaaaagtaaagaataatttttattctcaaCAAAATTCTAAAGCTACcagaaagccaaaacaaacagggaaagggaggggtGAAGACTACAGTAGTCATTAACATACACTTACGCGCACTacagaaaataacatctttagcttctatttttaccttaaCACAAAAGTGGGAGACCATTATTAAGACAAAAAGTTGACTAGAGTTCATCCTAAAGCCTAATCAAATCATACGGTCCAACCACCCACcatatatttttatcattttaatgcGAAATCATGTGAATTTTTGTAATCAATGACTACAGTAGAAAatacttttgggtttttttggagaagCCAGTAGTGCTATAAAACTCACTGTATAGAGTTCACCACATCAATTACCGAAGTCTAGCTCAGAGCAGCAGTCTGTCTTTGCCCAGCTACTCAATGCACCAGTCTACTTCAACGTAGAGattcttagaagaaaaatagtgggaaattaaatatgaaaactaCAAATTTCTTATGgaaattaaagttttcttttgggTACATGTAGAATCCCTATTATTGGAGAAATACCAAACTATGGAGAATCAGTATTTTGAAGTAGAGGGTGCAGAGAGAAGATTCAGTCCTTTATAAACTTATCAAAGAAACGCACTAGGGTTTGCACGGGGATCCTTTTGGTTCCTGTATCTATACGTCAGCCAGACTCCCAggatctgaaaacaaaacccgAAGATATTATTAAGCAGAGGGTCTCCACCCTATCTTCCATCAGttttacaaaatgtgttttaaacataaaatcCTGACAATGAATTTCCAGTATACAAGTTTAGGATATTTTACTACTGCTAAAAATGCACAACCACACACCAGCTTTCctaattagaaaaaagaatGCACCTTCTCAGACAGAATTCATACCTAGCAAcagaaagaacaacaaaacaaaaaagccaaaattgtGTCCACAATgcaatgcaaaatatttttcataggCATGTCTAGCATTAAATcattcctccccctccccaaatgaTAAACACTCATAAACCTGGTTTTAGTGTAATGATAAACAAATCCTCTAAATTGTTTCACTTTACAGTTACCACTTAACTATAAGGCTATTTTTCTGGTACATTTTCAAATCCTCGCAAccaccttcctccctctcctagCAGCTTCACATTTTCAGTAGAGAAATTGAGGGCAGATGTCAGAGTGATTCTAAGTTGCTGTATCTCTCTTGTTGCTGTACTATCTGCAAACCTTCTGAAAACCGCACTAAGCAGCAGGAGGAGTATTTTCACATGCTTTACTGTGGGGTTATGAAAGACCTGCTCTGAGGATTTTTATTCACCGATCAATAAAGCAACTATATGTATCATCTGGATACTAAAGCTAAGAGTCAAAGACCTTTTTAAcctgatatttaaaatacagttcactcatcatgaaaaaaattccccaaaccaaaaaaccccaaagactgtgtgtgtgttcgcaggtggggagaagcaggaaaaacaggGGAACAAAGTAAACCAACAGCACTCTCTTTATTACTTTTGGAGAATGGTAAACCTAAATAGctaattttctgcaaaacttaAACTTTACATCACCACATTTTAATGTGGTATCTAGTTGCAGTTTGTAGTCCAAATAACATAAAGCTGCAAGAACTCCCAGTGTTGAATAAAGACAAGCCCTCCTTTTGGCAGATTTAAGCAAGCTGATAGCCTGGAAAAATTTGACCTAAGTAATTATTTGACTCCTAAGATAGTACTGAAAGTTTCTGTAATAAACCCcctaaaataaattgtttcacAAAACTTTTAAGTcttaaaaatggggaaaaagcagtCAATTTTCTTACCTCCTCCTTACTCACCTCTGTGAAACTGAAGAAGAGTCCTATGCCTCCAACAAATCTCAGCACCATTCCAGAATATTCTTCTATTATAGGTGCACATGGTTGACACTGGCGACTTCTAAAACAATCCTGTAGCAGATACAAACAGTGAATTGCACTCCCATTTTCTGATGATACTTCATTGATTGAAAGCATCTAGTTAGCTCTATAAAAGATTGCCAGCCACGGACAAAACTCtagcaattttaaaagacacCAAAAAAGCAAGTATATAAATGACAATGGTGTACAACCTTTGCAGGGTGCTCTGTGATTATGTTTCCAATAAGTTAACTAAAGAGCTTAGTATCATTGTAACAACTACCTTACACATTTCGCAAaaaactctgctttctgcaacTATGAAAACAATTGTACATATTTGAACAAACACAATGAAGTTTTAAGTTTTTTCATGCTTGAAGAACTTACAGAGGAGCAGGTTTCATTCAGATCAAAAACTCTGAATCCACAACAATTCAGATTTCTCTCAATATCTGTTCTTGCACTGTTAGTGTTATTCCATCCCACCTCTAGAAGTTGACTCTAGAAGgcataagcaaataaatattatattaaCTGAACTGTTTTGTGTTTCACTGGAAACCAATATACCAAGCCAAGTAAAACCTTCAGATCCTGAAGTCTAACAGGATAATGTATTAAAGAATGACTTGAATGTTCAAACAACATGTGTAGCTAATGAAATGGCAGCACCTAGCAGCAGCACATTCATGGTTATAATTTTcgtcctttctttttcctaaacCCAGTAACAGCACTAGTAATGGGACATGCAACTAATCTAACAGCGACCACTCAGACTTCAAACAAAAAGTGTGCTTACATGTAGGAAGCTGATTATTTAGTCACTGTACCCTTGCCTGCTTCTTAGGGAGTAAGAATTAGTCTCCATACTCCACAGAAGCTTGTTTTACTTTCACACTTAAGGGTCACCTCTGTTCCTAATGTAGTCATGACCTTTTCAGTTACACACGAACAATTCAGTGGCTTTATCATGTTTACATTATGATTATTGTAGATTTCATCAGTTTATCTGGAGTTGCTGAACACATGATATAGTCAAGATATCCTGCTGCTAAACTTGTGACCATAAATCTACATAGgaagcttaaaaacaaaacaattaaaaaaaagacagctgaaaGTAGTTTTAGAACCCAGATGTATGCCTTACTAGCTACCACAGCCAAGCACTGCTGAAGGGCTAGTCCTTATTTAAAAGGATAATgctgattttcttaaaatatactCTTCCCATTTTGTGGCAGActatatgtgtttatatatatatataaacatgtgtacatacatatttatagtAGTATGCTATAAATTAACTGAGAAGTCAAGAAACTTTTCTTACCTGCTGTTCCTTGTTTAGTGCCAAACAGGCACAGGAGACAGAAAACTGGACAATAAAGACTAGCAAAAGAATAATCATGTACTGGAAATAGTAGTTAAGGATACACTCTCaagttaattttacttttataacACATATGCCTAATGGTATTCCTTATTTCATTGGATAACAATAGgtcctttaaaacaaagtaaCTACAGAAGTAAATTCTAACTGTGGATGTGGAAAAGATGACCCAAATAATGTTCCCAGAACGCAATCACTATATATTATCACTTTTTTGGCTACTACTGTACATAGCTAGTATTTCTGCATTAGGTGTTTCTTGCCTAGCATGACAACATGAGCAGAGAAGTTAATAAAAGGAgctttgagagagaaaaatctataGCCAATTTCTCCAGCTTTAGGGACTCACGTTCTCATTCCAAGATACTTCACTTAAATAAAGtactaaagaaaatacttttctgggTATTGcatattcagaattttttttcttcaatgacACAGTCTTGTCATTAATTACAAAAGGTAACTTTAgtctagattaaaaaaaaaaaaaagtgacagttGCTTTTGGAACACAGCCTCACACACTTTTGGACTAATGCATCAGAAAACAGTATAAAACATCAAGAACGAACTTTGATATTGCAGATCACATTTTGAAAGTCGGCCACTGTCTTCACAATTTGGCTCCTGTGTTCAGATGCAGATACTTACCTCACACAGTTAAACTGTTGGTAAAGTGGAGGTCACTACTTACTCATAGACCAGAATcaggaaaataagaatttcCGCTCATGAATCTCTTTTCTCACCAAACTTATCAATTTTGTTATGCAAGGCAGCACCACGAACTGCTTATACAGCATCAGTAAGCATAAAGGGGCAGCAAAGCACACTGAGAAGGCCTGTGCTCATTTCTAGTCTGGGTTCATAATTAAAAGACTAGGTATGAAAAGAAAGTGCTTCTTGACAGCCTACATTACCCACGATGCATTCCCCTGCCAGCTACAACCAGCTCGCTACCTGGAAGTATCACCTTTCTCTACCTTTAAACATTAATAGTTCACATACTCTAGCTTGGTGTAGGGTTGAGCACACAGAAAGATGTATCTGTGACACAGTGACCCACCATAAAAAGctctcaaaaaattaaaatattttaattttggaagGGGAGACGTGAATACTTCTGTCTTCAGAGCAcaaacaagggagaaaaaaaggaagctggaaTAAAGTTGAACAGGAAGGAAGTTTAATTTAGACTGCACTTGACCAAAATAAGATTGtgaatttctgttctctttctgaAGCACCTTCCACATTAGTCTCAGCAGACAGAGCAGGTTGTTTACATGGCTTGAACCAAGCTGCAATCCATGTAATGCATCAGAAGGATACAAAGAATAGCAATACTTGATGATGTTTCACCGCACCAATCAATCCAACTAAGGCaataaggaagaggaaaattcCTACTGCAATTGCCACTCCAACAACTCTGAAACTAGAGATGAGGCCGAAGCCGATTCCCCATGCTGCAATTCCAATCAGCAGCAGGCTTAccagctggagggaagagaaaacaaaaagttagTCTGCATATTAAAAGAGGCTCAACATATACACAGCTACATTCTTTACATTGAAGTTGTTATTAGAAAGgtacaatttttctttccagtgcaaagagaagcaaagaagcACAACCGTAAACAAACCAATCCTCCACTTTATCGTAGAGTTAACTTCAGTTCTACATGTTTTAAGGCACACATATTCTTCAATACTGTTAATGTGGAGCTGTTACAACTTAATCTACCTACAAGTCAAGCCACGTCATCTGTGACTGACTAGAGACACTGAACTGAAGTGCAGATTATAACAGAATTGACAAATAAGCTAAAAGTCAGACTTGAATTCACAGAatggaagaagaatgaaaattccaggtgttttctgaaacagaggcagtgtatttaaagaaaataggaTATACAGCTCCACAGCCCTGaacatgtaaaaaaatacagtttgccAAAGCTTAGTGTAATCAGGAATACAGCTGTATTAATTCATTAGGGAAGCTTCTACATAGTTGATGATGGAACACAACAGTTAACGAGGTCACACAAAAGTACTTTTTAGATCTGTATCTCAAGGACTTCATGTAGTAAAACAATAAAGGTGCCCTGTCTCTGCTACatatttcttccagaaaatagCTCTACTATGAAGTCAATCCTATTTCAATATCCAAAACACTCTTATgctatttccttccttttaaagatGGTATtcagggaaggcaggcagaatCTGTCCCAGCTAGTTTACTGGGTTTTATTCTTTATATGGGCAGGAAGCTCCAGCCTTTCCTGTTTCCATGccaaaaacacagaacagaaaaaaaattccaacatGAAAAGCTGCAGACAAATCTGTAATGAGGTACAGCAGGCGGGAAGCAGCAGACAAAGCAACCCAGATGTCCAATACACAAGATGTCTAACACTCTTGTTTGAAACAGTTAGACGTATGTCTAACGTATCACCCATTACGTTCTCTGTTAAATAACACCAATTCAACACGCAAGTTTTAATCAAGTTTCCAAAACCCTGACGTCACCAAAAAATACCCAGAAGTTGTAtcgttattaaaaaaaacccctacaaaacaaaatagtaaGTGCTTTGTCTGGTCCAACTACTTGGCTTTATTTGACAACAAATACAGAGCAAGCCCTTACACTTGCCCACCAGTTTCTGTTCAAACAAGACATATCTCATGATGTTTTACTGCTTATCCAGAGGGGTGGGGAAAATAGAGGAAATTTCTAACGTTATCATTTCAGTATACTTACGCTGCAGCAGGGCATTTTTGttgagtttgttttgttgtctGTATATTTTTTCAACTTAAGCACCTTTTAGAAGACTGACCTATgtaatgctgcttttgaaacatGGAAATCTAACATAACATCAAAGTTAGTGAAACAAGTAGTGATGCTCATCATAACCAAAACATagtgggtgtttttttcatgtgttcaCACAGGAACACAtctcaaaaaacatttttaacaaaagccaGTAATCCACATGAGAAATGTAAGACAgtctgcaagaagaaaaggaggataTGTCATACCTACACCTCTCTCTTACCACATGAAGAGACAAAAGAATGATATAAAATTCAAAGGAATTGTTCAGTACCAGTAGAGTTCTACAATTAATTCacatttgcctttgtttctcttaAACAAAAAGCCTTAATCACcatgtttatttaaaaccaaCACTGGGCCAAGATGTTGTGAATCTAAATTacagaggggagggaagaaaaaataaaacaaaacaaaaagccttggCTCTGCCACAGACAGATTTTCTGAATGCATGCTGCACAAGGCTATAAACTTTCTGATGTTACTACATTAAAAATTAGCCTTGCTAATCAGACAGTTAAGTGCAAGACCTACCTGTTGTGATCTATGCCCATTCACTTTATTTCATTGTCTCATACCACCAGGAAGATTTATTTTCCCATGTAAGCATCAGAaattaacaacaaaagaaatcccATAATGCAATTTCCAATCAGAGAGTGCTGGCTGACATCCCATGCTCTATCAACTTCTAAGCACTGAACTCACACTGTCACTACACAGCTTT of Aquila chrysaetos chrysaetos chromosome 3, bAquChr1.4, whole genome shotgun sequence contains these proteins:
- the TSPAN13 gene encoding tetraspanin-13, translating into MVCGGFACSKNCLCALNLLYTLVSLLLIGIAAWGIGFGLISSFRVVGVAIAVGIFLFLIALVGLIGAVKHHQVLLFFYMIILLLVFIVQFSVSCACLALNKEQQSQLLEVGWNNTNSARTDIERNLNCCGFRVFDLNETCSSDCFRSRQCQPCAPIIEEYSGMVLRFVGGIGLFFSFTEILGVWLTYRYRNQKDPRANPSAFL